In the genome of Streptomyces aquilus, the window TCTTGGTGCGCTTGCGCAGGGTGAAGCCGTCGGCGGAGAGCTGGGAGAGGGTGTAGTCGCCCCACTCGGGGATGTACTGCAACCTCGTCGTCACCCGCTGGTCCCAGGTGGCGGGGTCGGGCAGCTTCTCGCCCGCGTACTGGGCGGCCTGGACGGCGGCGCCGGGGTCGCGGCGCAGGCCCGTGATGCCCTTGACGGCCTCGCGGAGCAGACCGGTGCCCTCGCCGCCGATGCGGATGTGGCGGTCGTACGACTGGTCGCGCATCGGCACGGTGAAGCGGACGCCGATGCCACGGATGAAGTCGCCACTGGCCTTGCCCGGCTCCTGGGTGCCGTCGAAGGTGATGGTGTGCACCATGCGGAAGGAGTCGGCGCCCGCGTAGAAGTACAGGCGGAGGGAGAACGGCAGCCAACTCCGGTCGCCCTTGCGGTGTTTGCCGTCGATGCGGACGACCGCGCGGACCGGCCCGTCCTGCTCGACGGTCGCATCGGAGATCGCCCCGTCGAAGCGCTCGGTCTTCACCGTGCCCTGGTCCTCGTCCTCGATCTCGGGCTGGCGGATCAGGACGAGCTTGCCGTTCTTGGCGATCTCGGTGGAGCCGCGGGTGACCGACTTGATCAGCGTGGCACCGGACTTGCCGATCTTGGCGGTGATGACCCCGGTGGAGACGGTGATCGTGCCGCCGCTCTTGTCGACGGTGACCTTCTTGTCGGGTACGGCGGCCTCGCCCGCGGTCAGGGTGAGCTTGCCGTTGCCCGAACTCACCGCGTGGGCGGTCCACTTGAGGGAGCCGTCCGGCCAGTAGGCGATCGGCCAGGACTGCACGGGCACGGACGCGCCGTCCGCGTCCGTGAGCGCGAAGGTCTGGTCCTCCTGATGGACGCCCTTGGGCCAGGGCACGCCGAGCGTGGAGCCGGGGGCGGCACCGAGTCCGCCGTCCTCCAGCCAGTCCAGGGTCACCGGACCGTCGTCGGCCTCGGCGGCTCTGGGCGCGGCCTGCGCGTCCTTGGCTCCTAGCGCCCAGCTGAACTGCGCGGCGGCGCCGGCGACGGCGGCTGCCTTGAGGAGGGACCTGCGGGGGATGGGAGACATGGTCATTCCTTCCATGGGCGGCTGTGCGGATGATCAGGGGCATGACAGAGAGAGGTGCGGCGCCCGGGGCACCGACCTTGATGACGCAGGGGCCCGCACGTCGGCGGTACCGGCTGCGCGGGAGCGCACCGCCCGTCAGCGGTGCCGGTACCGCTCCTCCACGGCGAGGGCCGCGGCCGCGACGGCTCCCAGGACGGGAACCGCCAGCGGCGCGACGAACGCGGCGGACAGGGCCACGACACCCAGCCCGCCCACGATCAGGAAGGACCCGGCGGGGTCGAGCAGGGTGCGGCGCCCGGCGTCCGAGAGCAACGCCCGCCAGGAGTCACCGGGCGTCCAGACGGCCGCCGCCCGCAGCAGGGCCACGACCACGGCGATCAGGGCGAACAGACCGACGGCCCCGACGAACGGCCCGCCGGGAACCCCGGCCCGCGCGGCCAGGACGTCCACCCAGACCGCGCCGGCCACGGCCCAGCCGGCGAGCCCGACGACCCACCCGCGGCGCAGGGCCGTACGGAAGTCCGCGCCGAACTCCCGCCAGCCTCCGGCCTCATGGCGGATCCGCCGTCGCAGATGGCGGGCGCCGGCGGCGAAGGCCGCGGGGTAGGTGACGACTCCGAGCGAGGCCACCGCGATCCACACCCCGGTGAGCAGACACTCGGCGAACACGGCGAACCGCTCGCCCCCGAAGGACAGCCTGCGGGCCTTCACCCGTGCTTGCGCCATGCTGACCGCCTCACTTCAGTCCGGACGTCGCCATGCCGTCGATGAGATACCGCTGGAAGGCCATGAAGAAGGCGATGACCGGCACGAGCGCCACCAGGGACATCGCGATCATGCTTCCGTAGTTGGAGATGCCCTCCTGGTCGCGGAACATCATCAGGCCGAGCGAGACGGTGTACTTGTCGGGGGTGTTGAGGTAGATCAACGGCCCCATGAAGTCGTTCCAGGCGTTGATGAAGGTGAAGATGGCGCTGGTGATGAGGGCCGGGCGGGTCAGCGGCAGCACGATGGACCAGTAGGTCCGGAAGTGCCCGCAGCCGTCGAGCCTGGCGGCCTCGTCCAGCTCGCGCGGCAGTCCGCGCATGAACTGCACCATGAGGAAGACGAAGAACGCCTCGGTGGCCAGGAACTTGCCCGCCACGAGCGGCACCATGGTGTCGACGAGTTCCAGCTTGCGGAACATCACGTACTGCGGGATGAGCAGCACGTGGTACGGCAGCAGCAGCGTGCCGATCATCAGCGTGAACAGCAGGTTCCGCCCGGCGAACCCGATCTTGGCGAAGGCGTACGCGGTCAGCGAGCTGGAGATCACGACACCGACGACGGCGAGCCCGGCGTACGTCAGCGAGTTCAGGAAGAACGTGCTGATGGAGATGCCGGAGATACCGTCGGCGAGCCCCGAGAAGTTCGCCCAGACCGGCTTGGCCGGCAGCAGGTCGATGCTGGCGATGATGTCCTTGCTGGGCTTGAACGAGGCACCGAGCACCCAGATGACGGGGTAGAGGACGACGGCGAGGACGGCGAGCGCGCCGACGTGCCAGGCGATCGACCCGGTGCGCCGCCGCCCGCTCGCGGAACGGACGACAGGAGTACTGGTGGCGCTGGTCACTTGGCGGCCTCCTCGTAGTGCACCCACTTCTTCTGCGACCAGAACAGGACCGCCGTGACAAGCGCCACCGCGACCACCAGCGTCCAGGCCATCGCGGAGGCGAAGCCCATCTGGGCCTCCTTGAAGCCCTTCTGGTACAGGTAACAGGTGTAGACGAGGGTGGCGTCGGCGGGCCCGCACTGGGTGTTGGAGACGACGTACGCGGACCCGAACACCTGGAACGCGTGGATCGACTCCAGCAGCACGTTGAAGAACAGCACCGGGGAAATCATCGGCAGGGTGATGTTCCAGAACCGGCGCAGCGGTCCGGCGCCGTCCATCTCGGCGGCCTCGTACAGCTCCTGCGGGACCTGCTTGAGACCGGCCAGGAAGATGACCATCGGCGCGCCGAACTGCCAGATGCTCAGCGCCACCAACGCGTACAGGACGTAGTCCGGGTTGCCGATCCAGCCGCCGACGTCGAGTCCGAAGACCTTCTGGGTACGGTCCACGATCGCGTCGTCCGAGAACAGCGCCCGCCACACGAAGCCGACGGAGACACTGGCGCCGATCAGCGAGGGCATGTAGAACGCGGCCCGGTACAGCCCCTGTCCGCTCCGCTTCTGCGCGAGCAGCAGCGCCACGCCGAGGGCCAGCAGCAGCTTGAGCGGGGTGGCCACGACGACGTACTTCAGCGTGACCTCGACCGACTTCTGCCAGCGCGGGTCCTGGAACATGGTCGTGAAGTTGTCGAGGCCCACCCACTCCGGCGGGGTGAAGAGGTTGTAGCGGGTGAACGCGTAGTAGAGCGACGCGATCATCGGCCCCGCCGTGAGCACCAGGAACCCGGCGATCCACGGCGACATGAAGAGATAGCCGGCGATGTTCTCGCGGCGCCGCCCACGCCGCCCGGCGGCAGGAGCGGCGGACCGCTTCTTCGCCGGGCGCGCGGGCGCTTCCTTGACGAGCGTCATGGTGGTACGTCCCCTCAGCCCGCGAACGCGGCCTTGGCCTCGCTGAACAGTGCCTTGGCGGCGTCGGCGGGCTTGGTCTTGCCCTGGGACACCTCGCCGGCGATGCGCAGGAACGCCGCCTCGACGACATCGGCGCCGGACGGGTGCGGGGTGATCTTCCCGAGCACTCCGGCCTTGGCGACCTCTTCCTCGTACGCCTTGACGCCCTTGTTCTGGTCGTCGGTGGGCACGAACGCGTCGTACTGCTCGGTCGTGGAGAGGATGCCGCGGTCGTAGCCCATGATCTTGCCGACCTCGGGGTCGTGGACCATGAACGAGATGAACTGGGCGGCCTCCTTGGGGTGCTTGGTCCCGGAGAAGGCGCTGAGCATCAGCGAACCGAGGTACTGGCCGGTGTCCTTGCCGTCCGTGGTGGGGATGGGCGCGAGCCCGTAGTCCGACTCACCCTCGCCCTCGTAGCGGATGGAGAAGTTGTCCCAGGTGAACTCGGACGCGGCGAGCCCGGCCGACAGGCCCGACTTGGGCTGCACCTGCTCGATCTTCTTCGGGTCGGCGACGAGCCCGGACTTCACGCGCTTGTAGCCGTCCGCCCACCACTGCGTCAGGTCGTCCTCGGTGAAGCCGAGATCGGAGTCGGTGAAGAACGCCTTGCCGTTCTGACGGAGGTACAGGTCGTACAGGTACATGATGCCGAAGTAGCCGGTGTCGCCGGCGATCTTCAGCTTGTCCTGGATGGTCTGGAGGGCGTCGAAGTACTCGTCCCAGGTCCAGCCCATCTTCGCCTCGACGCCGGCCTTCTTGAAGGCCTTGAGGTCGATGACGAGCGCCATGGTGTTGGCGCCGACGGGGATGCCGAGCTGCTTGCCGTCGACCTGACCGTTCGCCAGAACGCCGTTGCGGAAGTTGTTCAGGTCCAGGTTCCCGGCGTCCGCCTGGGACTTGAGGTCCATCAGAACTCCGCGCTTGTCGTACTTGCGCAGGAATCCGACGGCATTCTGGAAAACGTCCGGCGGATTTCCACCGGAGGCTTGCGTCTGGAACTTCTCCCAGAACGCCGCGTAATCGGTGAATTCGGGCTTGATCTTGATCTTCGGGTACTTCTTCTCGAAGACCGCGATCGCCTTCTTCATGGCAATCGTCCGCGGCTCGCCGCCCCACCAGGCGTAACGGAGCGTCACATTCCCGTCACCGGAGCCGCTGTCACCGCCCCCGCACGCCGTCGTCGTCGCCAGCCCCAGCGCGGCCGCCGCTCCACCGGCCGCCTTCAGGATGGTACGCCTCTCAACATTCCTGCTGGTTCCCACAGTCGGGCCCTCCCCGCAGCGTCGTTGCCGCCTGCATGAATCGTTTCAAGTAAGCGCTTGCTGGCACAAGCTACGAGGGGCCTCGGGGTGCGTCAATGATTCGGACAGGATTTTCTTGCGGGGCGGCTGGGCGAGTTGACGGCACAGTGGCGAACTGTGCTGCGGCACAGAGGGCGAAGCCGCAGGTGAGGAGGGTGAGTTCGAGCGGCCGAACGCGAACTGGACGGCCGCACCCGGAGGTTGTCCGGCCGAAACTCGCCGACGGAGCCGGAGTCGGGAACGACGACGGCCCGCCTGCTCTCGCAGACGGGCCGTCGCATCCGGTGGGCGATACTGGGTTCGAACCAGTGACCTCTTCGGTGTGAACGAAGCGCTCTCCCACTGAGCTAATCGCCCGGACGCAGGAAGAACATTACCCCATGTCAGGGGGTGCCTGAGCACCCCTCGCACGGCCGGTGGTCACTGGTCCTTGATGTTCCAGGGCATCTCGAAGCCGAACTTGTAGACATAGACCCCGACGAGCGCGGCCACGATCACCAGGCCGATCGACGTCAGGATGATGTTGCGCCGGCGGACCTTGGGGTCGAGCGCGCGCTGTGCCGCCTCGGTCACCTTGCGTTTCGTCCAGCGAAGCACCAGCTGGGCCCAGACGAACTCGGTCGCCCAGATCGCCATGCCGCCGAAGATCACGACCCAGCCCGGCCCCGGCAGCGGAAGCATGATGATGCCCAGGACCACGACCGCGAGGCCGATGATGAAGATGCCGACCTGCCAGCTCAGGTGCAGCACGCGGCGGGCCTTGATGAATTCCGGCGCTTTCGAGCCGAGCCCCTGCTCGCCCTGCGCCCCACCGGTCTGCGTCTCGTCCGATGCCACGGCCACCTCGGCCCGCTCGTCACTCCCCGTGTTCATACAGCCAAACCCTACCGGAGAGAAACCGGTCACCGGAATGGTCGTACCTCGCGAACAGGACCTCGGCCGGAAGAGTTACGTAAAGGCACGCAAAACACTCAGAGGGGTTTACAACGGCACCGTAGGTGGCATGTCGATTTCGCCGACGTGCGAATCCCCGAGCGCACACTGAGCGAAAGGCCCTGGCGCTTATGAACACCACGGTCAGCTGCGAGCTGCACCTGCGCCTCGTTGTGTCGAGCGAGTCCTCCCTGCCTGTCCCCGCAGGCCTGCGGTACGACACGGCCGACCCCTACGCCGTGCACGCCACCTTCCACACCGGAGCCGAGGAGACCGTCGAGTGGGTGTTCGCCCGCGACCTCCTCGCGGAGGGCCTCCACCGGCCCACCGGCACCGGCGACGTCCGAGTCTGGCCGTCGCGCAGTCACGGTCAGGGCGTCGTGTGCATCGCCCTGAGCTCTCCGGAGGGCGAAGCCCTGCTCGAGGCCCCGGCACGGGCCCTGGAGTCGTTCCTGAAGCGCACGGACGCCGCGGTGCCCCCCGGCACCGAGCACCGGCACTTCGACCTCGATCAGGAGCTCTCGCACATCCTGGCGGAAAGCTAGGGCGAGGCCCCACCAAGCCGCCCGGCGCCGTCGACTCGGGGTGACGGCTCGGGCCAAGACAACCACATAGGTACGTGCACCGGCGCTGTCACCGCGGATCCTCGCGGGACGGCGCCGGTGCGCTTGTGCTGTCCGTCCGCCGCGCGCCGGCGCGGTATCCGGGCAGCCGCGACCGATACAGCCGCTCGGGAAGCCACTACCATCGGCCAGCATCGGCGGGCACCCGCCCGACCCCCCAGGCCAGGGAGCGAAATGTGCTGATCACCCATGACACCCGGTGTGCCCTCGATGCCGTGGTGGATCTGGTGAACACCGCACCGGAGGACACCACGACCCCGGACGCGCTGCCGGACCTCGTCGCTCTCGAGGATTTCGTACGAAAGCACGAGATCAGTGATGTCGGGGTGCTCTCCGAGTTCGACCTCTCCGCGGTGCGCAAGATCCGCGGGCGGTTCGCCGCGATCTTCTCGGCCCCGGACGCCCGGACCGCCGCCGGGATGATCAACGAGCTGGTCGCCGCGGCGGGCACCACGCCCCGGCTGACGGATCACGACGGCTACGACTGGCATGTGCACTACTTCGCCCCGGGCGCCTCCGTCGCCGATCACCTGGCGGCGGACTGCGGGATGGCGCTGGCCTTCTTCGTGGTCGCCGGGGAGCAGGAGCGGCTGCGGCGCTGCGAGGCGCCGGACTGCCG includes:
- a CDS encoding carbohydrate ABC transporter permease; translation: MTSATSTPVVRSASGRRRTGSIAWHVGALAVLAVVLYPVIWVLGASFKPSKDIIASIDLLPAKPVWANFSGLADGISGISISTFFLNSLTYAGLAVVGVVISSSLTAYAFAKIGFAGRNLLFTLMIGTLLLPYHVLLIPQYVMFRKLELVDTMVPLVAGKFLATEAFFVFLMVQFMRGLPRELDEAARLDGCGHFRTYWSIVLPLTRPALITSAIFTFINAWNDFMGPLIYLNTPDKYTVSLGLMMFRDQEGISNYGSMIAMSLVALVPVIAFFMAFQRYLIDGMATSGLK
- a CDS encoding carbohydrate ABC transporter permease; its protein translation is MTLVKEAPARPAKKRSAAPAAGRRGRRRENIAGYLFMSPWIAGFLVLTAGPMIASLYYAFTRYNLFTPPEWVGLDNFTTMFQDPRWQKSVEVTLKYVVVATPLKLLLALGVALLLAQKRSGQGLYRAAFYMPSLIGASVSVGFVWRALFSDDAIVDRTQKVFGLDVGGWIGNPDYVLYALVALSIWQFGAPMVIFLAGLKQVPQELYEAAEMDGAGPLRRFWNITLPMISPVLFFNVLLESIHAFQVFGSAYVVSNTQCGPADATLVYTCYLYQKGFKEAQMGFASAMAWTLVVAVALVTAVLFWSQKKWVHYEEAAK
- a CDS encoding extracellular solute-binding protein, encoding MGTSRNVERRTILKAAGGAAAALGLATTTACGGGDSGSGDGNVTLRYAWWGGEPRTIAMKKAIAVFEKKYPKIKIKPEFTDYAAFWEKFQTQASGGNPPDVFQNAVGFLRKYDKRGVLMDLKSQADAGNLDLNNFRNGVLANGQVDGKQLGIPVGANTMALVIDLKAFKKAGVEAKMGWTWDEYFDALQTIQDKLKIAGDTGYFGIMYLYDLYLRQNGKAFFTDSDLGFTEDDLTQWWADGYKRVKSGLVADPKKIEQVQPKSGLSAGLAASEFTWDNFSIRYEGEGESDYGLAPIPTTDGKDTGQYLGSLMLSAFSGTKHPKEAAQFISFMVHDPEVGKIMGYDRGILSTTEQYDAFVPTDDQNKGVKAYEEEVAKAGVLGKITPHPSGADVVEAAFLRIAGEVSQGKTKPADAAKALFSEAKAAFAG
- a CDS encoding TIGR02611 family protein yields the protein MNTGSDERAEVAVASDETQTGGAQGEQGLGSKAPEFIKARRVLHLSWQVGIFIIGLAVVVLGIIMLPLPGPGWVVIFGGMAIWATEFVWAQLVLRWTKRKVTEAAQRALDPKVRRRNIILTSIGLVIVAALVGVYVYKFGFEMPWNIKDQ
- a CDS encoding SsgA family sporulation/cell division regulator codes for the protein MNTTVSCELHLRLVVSSESSLPVPAGLRYDTADPYAVHATFHTGAEETVEWVFARDLLAEGLHRPTGTGDVRVWPSRSHGQGVVCIALSSPEGEALLEAPARALESFLKRTDAAVPPGTEHRHFDLDQELSHILAES
- a CDS encoding CGNR zinc finger domain-containing protein, giving the protein MLITHDTRCALDAVVDLVNTAPEDTTTPDALPDLVALEDFVRKHEISDVGVLSEFDLSAVRKIRGRFAAIFSAPDARTAAGMINELVAAAGTTPRLTDHDGYDWHVHYFAPGASVADHLAADCGMALAFFVVAGEQERLRRCEAPDCRRAFVDLSRNRSRRYCDSRTCGNRLHVAAYRARRKEAAG